In Deinobacterium chartae, a single genomic region encodes these proteins:
- the recJ gene encoding single-stranded-DNA-specific exonuclease RecJ, translated as MKASNWTLARPASRAELLEIMERLRVSPMLAQVIHGRALDPGLLSAELTLTPNPALPEAARRLVAAIRAKKRIRIHGDYDADGITAASVLLLGLRELGADVHAFIPHRLEEGYGIHPDKVPEHIEACELLLTVDCGVSNLEEVRRMVEAGLEVIVTDHHHPGEEVPGCLIVHPQLTPGYVEGQPALTGSGVAYHLLWAVHNELGLPAPLHYADLAAIGAIADVAPLLGENRALVVAGLEQMRNSRHAGIRASLKMQNLKAPTARDVAFILAPRINAAGRLGEAEVALEFLTTASERRAQELATYLDVRNLERREIQERMYQQALELVNPNDPAIVVTHEDWHAGIMGIVASKLLEKFYKPVFIIAQGKGSVRSTPGISAVEGLNFSRDLLKRYGGHSGAAGFAILEENIPALQERLHKYALRFPVPVPQVRLDALLPAGAYTASFYREVCSLEPYGEGHRPPLWWVDGILEEGRQIGKEGATYQFSLGGVRGVRWRAQGPRAGTAVDAAVNLSENAWNGRVKYEYLAEDLRPATPLRLEGVEDGAFTPLPRLSAQQALGALKENPQRWAVYAEGEGRSYLERAHPAVRLLEPGESASSVLLMALPPEEDLRRWLQGAEVAFAWGEKTLQALERPYAWNLEGLRLGDLEPRILEELGIRSHLELDHVDLWSSPTVREQAAEAYLRTCWARMYRRLDDASFAVAARALAGLAASPVLAGAADD; from the coding sequence TTGAAAGCCTCGAACTGGACCCTGGCCCGGCCGGCGTCCCGCGCCGAACTGCTCGAGATCATGGAACGCCTGCGGGTCTCGCCCATGCTCGCCCAGGTCATTCACGGGCGCGCCCTGGACCCCGGGCTGCTCAGTGCCGAGCTGACCCTCACGCCCAACCCGGCGCTGCCCGAAGCGGCCCGACGCCTGGTCGCTGCCATCCGCGCGAAAAAGCGCATCCGCATCCACGGCGACTACGACGCCGACGGCATCACCGCCGCCAGCGTGCTGCTGCTGGGCCTGCGCGAACTGGGAGCCGACGTGCACGCCTTTATCCCGCACCGCCTCGAGGAGGGCTACGGCATTCACCCGGACAAGGTGCCCGAGCACATCGAGGCCTGCGAGTTGCTGCTCACGGTGGACTGCGGCGTGTCGAACCTCGAGGAGGTGCGGCGCATGGTGGAAGCGGGCCTCGAGGTGATCGTGACCGACCACCACCACCCGGGCGAGGAGGTGCCGGGCTGCCTGATCGTGCACCCGCAGCTGACCCCCGGTTATGTGGAGGGTCAGCCGGCGCTGACCGGCTCGGGCGTGGCCTACCACCTGCTGTGGGCGGTACACAACGAGCTGGGCCTGCCCGCCCCGCTGCATTACGCGGACCTCGCGGCCATCGGTGCGATCGCCGACGTGGCCCCGTTGCTGGGCGAGAACCGCGCGCTGGTGGTCGCGGGCCTGGAGCAGATGCGCAACAGCCGTCACGCCGGAATCCGCGCCTCGCTGAAGATGCAAAACCTCAAGGCCCCCACCGCCCGCGACGTGGCTTTCATCCTGGCGCCGCGCATCAACGCCGCCGGACGGCTGGGCGAGGCCGAGGTGGCCCTGGAGTTCCTGACCACCGCTTCCGAACGGCGCGCCCAGGAACTGGCCACCTACCTCGACGTGCGCAACCTCGAGCGGCGCGAGATCCAGGAGCGCATGTACCAGCAGGCCCTCGAGCTGGTCAATCCCAACGATCCGGCCATCGTGGTGACCCACGAGGACTGGCACGCCGGGATCATGGGCATCGTGGCGTCCAAGCTGCTCGAGAAGTTCTACAAACCGGTGTTCATCATCGCGCAGGGCAAGGGCTCGGTACGCTCCACGCCGGGCATCTCGGCGGTGGAGGGCCTGAACTTCTCGCGGGACCTGCTCAAGCGCTACGGCGGGCACAGCGGCGCGGCGGGCTTCGCGATCCTCGAGGAGAACATCCCGGCCCTGCAGGAGCGCCTGCACAAGTATGCGCTGCGCTTCCCGGTGCCGGTCCCGCAGGTCCGCCTCGACGCGCTGCTGCCCGCCGGGGCTTACACCGCCTCGTTTTACCGCGAGGTCTGCTCGCTCGAACCGTACGGCGAAGGGCACCGCCCGCCGCTGTGGTGGGTGGACGGCATCCTCGAGGAGGGGCGCCAGATCGGCAAGGAGGGGGCGACGTACCAGTTCTCGCTGGGCGGGGTGCGTGGCGTGCGCTGGCGCGCGCAGGGCCCGCGCGCGGGCACGGCGGTGGACGCGGCCGTGAACCTGTCCGAAAACGCCTGGAACGGCCGGGTAAAGTACGAGTACCTCGCCGAGGACCTGCGCCCGGCCACGCCGCTGCGCCTCGAGGGGGTAGAAGACGGCGCGTTCACCCCGCTGCCGCGCCTCAGCGCTCAGCAGGCCCTGGGCGCGCTCAAGGAGAACCCGCAGCGCTGGGCGGTCTACGCCGAGGGCGAGGGCCGCAGCTACCTCGAGCGCGCCCACCCTGCGGTGCGGCTGCTCGAACCCGGCGAGAGTGCCTCCAGCGTGCTGCTGATGGCCCTGCCCCCCGAAGAGGACCTGCGCCGCTGGCTGCAAGGAGCCGAAGTCGCCTTCGCCTGGGGCGAAAAAACCCTGCAGGCCCTCGAGCGGCCCTACGCCTGGAACCTCGAGGGCCTGCGCCTGGGCGACCTCGAGCCGCGCATCCTCGAGGAGCTGGGCATCCGCTCGCACCTCGAACTGGACCACGTGGACCTGTGGTCCAGCCCGACCGTGCGCGAGCAGGCGGCAGAGGCTTACCTGCGTACCTGCTGGGCGCGCATGTACCGCCGACTGGACGATGCGTCGTTCGCCGTCGCCGCCCGCGCCCTGGCGGGTCTGGCCGCCTCGCCGGTGCTGGCGGGCGCTGCGGACGACTGA